The genomic region GAATTGCACACTGTTGGTGCTGTTTAAGGATCAGGTGGAATTTCGATCACCGCGCACACCAGGACAAACGATCCCAAGAAGGACATACCAACTGAACTGAATCTGCGTATGTTATACATTTATACAATGATTATTGTTTATAATAGGTACAACATGGTAATGGCCGTTACAAGTGAGAAATACTGCTCAAGACCCAACATGTTAATAAAACACTAAGCTTGTGCTAAATGGAACGATCAGAACATCCATTCAAATCTAAACCTAAGCAATGCACATCCCCGGAGAGGAATACGATATGGTTTGGAATCTGCTAGATAACGGACAGCTTATCGTTtccattattttaatttgtcatTGTTTTACCAGGGACTCCATCGAACACTTGAAGAGTGTGCAAAcggaaaagtaaacgaaaGACATGAGCAATGCattagggaaaaataaaatctgaaTGGTGAATTAAATGGTGAATCCGGTTGGGAAGTATATTTGATTGGAATGCGAAAAGGGATAATACATAGCCATCTCTACACCAACGCCCCAACATCCATGACTAATAACTACTGTTACTTAAGCAAAGAATCACAAGAAACACGAAACAACAAACGATGGAtttagaaagaaaaaggagaaaaaataattttctttttgacaTTGCCTTATTAACATTAACAAAGTACAGAGAGTAATGAATATGAATGAGGAATATTACActacaaacaacacaacatttAGAATTGTCTGCTACGGGGGAACTTGCGAATAAAGCTTTcggtaaaagtatattaaagTGTAAGAAAGTGGATATCGAGCGTTAATGACGTATGTTTATTAGAGGAaagttttggaaaacaaaatgttttgaaaccaCCCTGCTCTAAACTGTACACATAGGGCTCCGCCGGACACATACacaaccacaaacacacacaaaggaTACACGTGCGGCCTGTGGAGTACTACATCGAGTCAATCAATGCCACTCAACTAGGGCCCTACCACTTGGAATACGCAAAAAAGATGCTGGGGGAATTTACTGGCGGTATTAATTCTTCGTATTCATAAATTTCACCAACCTAGCCAGAGGTGTTTGTTGCGTCATTGTGCGGTAAAATAGTTTGTGGATGAGTGGAAGAGAAAGTAGTTCTTTCTTTACAGAATATACGCATATTAAATACACATTAAGAAGGGGATGGTGTTTGAAgagatgatgaaaataaaatgattataAATGACAACATGAAATCGCATGAAACAAGTGGAATAAGATACAAAGAGAAACATACTAGAATGACCCTATATCGTAGTATTTAATCACTaacagataaaataaataagtataATATAATATCAATGTAATCTAAACACTGTACGGTATAACTTAAGCAACAATTAAATGATAAATATGtatgaacaaatgaaaatcatttttaaaagaCCGTTTGACTAACTATAAGAGCGcaaagaaggaaacaaaatacaTGTACGCATTAAACATATAAACAGAATCATAGAcagaaaacacttcaaccTGATTAGCAGAACACAGATTCAGAGAAAGCTTAAACTGAGTGTAACGATGTAAATCCATGGCGTCTGGTAGTTGATATTCTGGATAATAGTTGACAAATTCAGCAAACAGTAAATGCCATTTTGAAGTTAGAAAGCTTCTTAGTTAGACGAAGTGAACGATGATGGCCTCATAGTATCATAGCTTGTTTCAGTTGACTAACATATGGGATGGGAATCtcattgaaaaacaatcgTTAGAGCTAAGTTTCTATTTAAGaaattattctctttaaaaactacatacacacacacacacaagattCATATTTCACATAGGGAAAACGAACGACAGATAGCGTAAAGAGATCAATTTAGTTCCAGTCATCTTGCAATTcaacttgtgggttttgcgttgtgttttagtACACTGCCAACATTTAATTGCCGATTCTGATTGACATAGTAACACATACAACAATCAGTAACTGCAGTGCAGCACTTAAATGATAGCGAAGGAAGctaatatttgtttgtaaaattggAACCAAACATGCTGTAAAAAGAAACGGTATAATCCAACCTGGAAAGGGtggacacaaaaaaacacattggaaaaatattgttatttcaCCGCATGGATAGTTTGATTTAAGATAAGGAATGATACAATAACACATAAGAGaaagtaacaaacaaaaaaatacacaacagATGAAAACTACACTTTAAAATGAATGACGCggtgtaagaaaaacattaaataagaatagaaacaaacaaaaaatggttGCCACTTCGTAGTTTCTTcaccaaacaaagaaaacagttCCCTTTTCTCCCACCCCATGTTGTCCTCTCCTTTGAAGATCTCCACACAAGAAACACACTACTGCAAGAAATATGTTCATCACTAACATAAcggaaacatgaaaaaaagagaggaaatacaaataaaaacctgGTTGTTTGTATGGAAACttatttgaagaaaacaaaaaataccagaaaaaaaacctatgaACATTACACTCCGATAGATGTGCCCTCAGTGTTTTCAGCGTGTCTGCTTATGAATGGATGACATAcacgtttttcattttccatttactTGCAATGGCGTTATTGTACTCTTCAGGGTTTTCTGTTCTTCGAAAGTGACTAAATGTGAGTAATCCGTTTTGCATTCAATTTAACACTGCCTTCCAAAGACGGCAAACTTAACATAACtgaaaaaaacttccaaaatgGTTGCGAAGCTATTTTTCATGTTGGCTTTAATTATTCCACCCATGCTAGGTAATGATGGGttgcaaaaaacaataaatgtttcatttctaattttattttatttcatgttgGCTATTGTGCAAGACAGAACACCTTGATTATGTTGATGATGTGTGTTATAAGAAGCGGTTACGGTATGGAAATGTTATAAGAAACGTGCTTCCCAAAAACTACATTTGGTCGAATACGGCGGTAGCTTACAGACTCCAGGGAGATTTTCGTAAGTACCTTACAAGGTCTCGTGCAAATGAaacttctaatttttttttatttttgtttccagAACCTCgggaattaaaaaatattcacttgGCGATGGAAGCACTGATGGATATTTCCTGCATAAAATTTCACAAAAGAACATCGGAGGAGCAATATCTGGTTATCACCAATAAATTAGGCCAAGGCTGCTGGGCTGACACAGGACGACAGGAAAAAGGTTTAACGGTAAGTTCACGCTTCTACTTTTAAGGAACTTTGTGGAACCAATTTTTATCCCTAACTTTTAGTACATGAATCTTGCACTGAATTGCACCATGCGCATGGGAACGATCCTTCACGAGCTGATGCACGTGTTGGGGTTTCTGCACCAACACACCAGACCCGACCGCGATCTGCATCTCTGCGTTCACTACGAAAACATTCTACCGCAACCGGTGGCCTTGTACAATTATGAAAAGGTTCAACCATGGAACGAACTAGCATTTTCGTTGCCATACGACTTCGAGAGTATCACACACTATACGCCCGATATGTACAGCATCGATCCGGGCCGTCTTCCCACCATGTCACCGAGACACCCGTTCAGTGGCCACGCAATAGGCCAGAGAGAACATCTGTCCGACTATGACGTGCTCGCAATACACTTCCTCTACTGCGTTTGATCAAAGGGATgtctttgttttccttctgaaGGAAAGAATTTCTGTACAGCTTGGTTGAGAGTTCTCCTTATCAGATGAAACATTGTGTCGCGGAATGAACGCCGTGTTGTTGTGGTTCCTACTATTCGGCAACTCCGCGGTATCGCCGGACCTGATACCCATCGATTTATCGTTCTTTGGGAGTTCGTTGTATCGCTTGATAGACACATCCGTAGGTATGGTGGCTAGTTCTATTGGGAACTTGAAGAGCTGAAAGAATCTAATCAGGATACGTTCTTATGCCAGATTCCCTTGTCCGTAACCATGATCCATCATCGGATGTAGAACCGTGGGAGCTAGGAAACCTGGTCGGTGGTGATATGCGACTGCCGAGGCCCAGATTCGCAAATGCCCTTGCGGGAAGTCCTGACGCACCGTATCGTTGGCCAAACGCAACCGTTATCTACTCGATCGATGGAACCTTCAGTAAGTGTGCTGGAAAGATACAGTAACATGGGACCGTTATTACGTGTAGTTCTTACGCTGCAGACTCGTCGGAGCTGGGCTTCATCAACGGGGCCATGCGAGAGTTTGAACGGTACACCTGTGTCAAGTTCCGAAGACGTCGCCTCGCGGACCCGGAAGAGGTGGCATACGTTTCGATCGATAATATCGAAGCTGGTTGTTGGAGTGACGTTGGCAGGGGCGTTGGACGTACCTTCGTGAATCTGCAGCCAGGTTGTGCGAACTCCCTCACCACTCCGGTACACGAGCTGATGCACACGCTTGGCTTCTACCACGAGCATAATCGACTCGATCGTGATCAGTATGTGACGATACTTTACGAAAACATGATCCACGACGAATGTAAGTGTTCCTTTGAATGTACATTTGTCTGCAACTGATGAAGACCTCTTCCACAGCTCTCAAAATGAACTTCGATTTGGTTAATCCAGCCAATACGACAACCTTCAACGTTCCTTACGATCTCGGTAGCATAATGCACTACAAACGGGATGCATTTTCCGTACGAAATTCCGGGCTGGACACTATGCGCCCGCGGGTGCGTTGGGACGGGGAAATCGGACAGGGCGCAACGTTAACCTGGTATGACGCACTCCTCATCAACATCATGTACTGTGGGGTACCCGTTCCCAGTGAACCACTTCCTGTTCCTTCGCGTTGGATTCCGGCGAGGGCCTTAGGGATGAAAGATCGTTTCCGTGTTGTGCGACTGCGGCGAGGGTTTGGGAAAAGATAAGTAGTACTagggttgaaaataaatttgccaAAAATCAATTCTAAGCTTAtggctttttttcatttgcttgatAAAGATTCAGTTTTTTGGAAATAAGTAGTTGTAATAAATCATCAGTTATCAGATCTCTAAATAGCTGAAAAGGTAGAATTACTAAACACATCTTTCTCTTGCCGTAAGTCAAATCGTTTCGGTGTGTGGTTTGTGCTAATGGGGGTTTCTCAAACACATCTCTCCGTGCTGACTAACGCTCCCGAACTGTGCTGAtgaaaggaagagaaaagcCATCCCAAAGGTGTCAGTTGCAGCAAAATACCTATGCGAAACTTTGTTAGGAGGAAGGTCCCAAAAACTCCAAACCCGAGCGCTGGCGAAAGTTCGGGGGAAAAACAATTAACTGTTGGTTACAGAAAACCCCCACCGTTCTGCACTCGAGCTGGACGCATGTGGCGAGAGACCGTTTACTTTCATCCTCCGAGCAGCTTTTACGAAAGGAATCATTCAACCAGAGAAGCTTCGTTAGATAACTTTTGCACCTTTGGGTCGGGTGtggtaattatttattttcagaaaATCATTCCATCCCGGCCAATTAGGCACACCCGggtgaattttaaatattccgTTCGAGTTTAATGTTTCCGAGGCAGTCAAGCTTGCGATGTGAAGAGGGTGAAGTCGACATAACTTCCAAGGAAAATGCATCCGTCCGTCTTTGCAGCTGTGATTTTGGACACGACGTTTGGATCTGGATCTTAATAATGTAAAATGGTATGGTGGAGAGCATGAACAActaaaagtttttaatttattccgaTGCTGAGATATTTTCCAATTCGAAAAACTGTTGCATTTCGTTCGGAATTCACTTTTCCAATTAGACATCGCTTCATGCATCAATTGCTTCAATTTGTTCCTTCGCATTGTACTCGGCGACTCGGTTATCATAAACTTTAGCCTGGAGTTCTTTTGAAGAAAGGCTCTTGTAACGAGGCGGTTATCCGAGCGGGCGCGAAGGTGAACCCGaccgagtgcgtcgtcgttTCTCACGCGAGAATTTTCGCCGGATTTGGAGGTCCGTCGATTTCgcgtatcaacgtgttcggcccgtgttgtgacgtgccaacaacggtgcaaACAACGTGTGATACGGAGATCTGAAGTTAGGGCAAGTcgagaacccggtccgcagcgtgacgtgccgctgaacggaGAGGTGTTCCGCGAGTTATCCTAACTCTTTTTGGACGAGGAATTGGGGTGCTTTAGTATGACCGGTCCGAGTCGTGACGTGCCGACAACGGAGAGGACCACGCAGAAAGCAGGAAACTTGTCGAATTTTccaaagttccgtccgagccgtgacgtgCCGAcatcggagagaagccttcggAATTTTCTCTAAGTTTTTTAGGAAGGTTCTTACGAGAAGCcggtctgcagcgtgacgtgccgctgaacagagCAGAATCTAGCGTAAGCTTGGAAGGGTTTAGGGGTATTTCGGATTTTCGGTGCTTGGAGTAAAGAATTTCGGGTACTTTACTCGTAGGTGTCCTGGTGAAAATAACTGATTTATTCAAAGTTTTGAGCGCTTATATACTAAAACGCTCCTTATCTTCTAATGAACGTAAGCGAGATAGAGGATCTCGCTCTAACACGCGAGATTTCCTGGTACGGTTCGATCCTCGTTACGCAATCTTCTATTCTGCTCTTTCCGCGTGGAAAGCGTGACCTAgattttatcttgtttacTTAGGTCTTTCTAGAATCCTTGCGAGTTTCGACGTTTATGATCTTAGTTTGATCTCGCTTTCGAACGCATCGTTGCGTGGGTCTTatcttcgtttcatttcgttagTCGACCACACGCATCGCCTAAACCTCTTGGTACCGACGCGTCGTGTCCTTTCAttattgtgtttatttagGATCACGATCGCGAACGTACCGAGAGTTTACATAAAGGATCTAAGCCTAGCGAAGTTTACGGGCGGTCCCGTTGGTACCGCGTTATCGGCTATCGCCGGTTATCCTTATTCTCGTATCCTTCGCGCTGTCCTAAACTAACGGGCGTTGGAAATACGATCTTTATCGTTGTAGATTTCAGTTAAGCGCGCAAGTTCTTCCGAAGGTTCCCTatcgtaaaacataaaaaatatgtttccggcGCGATTTTCTGCGCCTGGCGATCTCGTCGCACTTTAAAGGGGGTATTCTACCTACATtccttcaaatttaatttcttgcaTAATTTGGTTAAGCGAAATCctaaaaaatgaacgaaacatatcgtccgtTCGTAACACCGCCCCTCGTAAAACGCGTACATCAAGTTTTACGCAAAAAATAGGACGATGTTTCTAAATATTCCTCAATTTATGATATTAAATGATTCAATTTTAGTATTGGTTGTAACTTGTCTCGGGATTGATTCTCGTTTTGATTCGTACATTTTCTGCTTCGATGCTGTGTAGTTGGGTGTCTTCGTTCTGCTAAAGACGTCGCTACGTTGCAACCTTTAAGCTACTGCGTCAGGTCATTTTAATATTGGTTTTGATGAATTACACGTATGGAGCTGGTTGATCGTGATTCTTTGGTACCCGCCGTTTGTTGCCGAGATGAAGCTGTCGATTCATACACGGTTGTAGTTGAATATTTGCAATTACATATTGCTGCTGGCAGGTCTAATCGTCGTCTCTTGTGTTCGAAGATGCCGGAAGGAGACGTGACGTTGTCTCCTCCGCCTGTCGATACAGATGCTTGATGCGTTTTTTAGTCGTATGCTGATGAATGTATTTAACGTCGATTGATTGTTCTAGGATCGTAGATGACTGTACTTTAATGCCTCTATCGATCTTGGACGCCGATAATCAATTCGACTAGTTGTTTTGCTGCCGTCGACGTAAATCTTTCGTTGTGCTAGCTGAAGCAACGAGTTTGCGGATGCATGATTTCAAGGGATGCTTTCGACGAAACCGGATGTGTTGTACGGCTCACCGGATGATTGGTGGGTAGCGTATCTAAGTCATCATACTTGATACGATTACATCGTTGTATCGGTTCGTAGGTAAGTTGCATCCATAATGAAGTATGTGGATAGTCGTCGGAATCAGCGAGATGGATGTAAATAGCGGATGATCCATCTCCTGTTGAGTATGCAATGCCAATGTCGTCAAGGCACTGCCGTTGCATAATTTGACACGTCGTCTGCTGCATACGATTCTCGAAGATGTCTCGATGGAAACTTCTTCTCGATCTATTGTTTCTGGTAGTCGCGAATGTTGATGTGATTTTAACGCATTCACGGGTGTAGGTTCTTCGAGGCTCGCGGCTGAAGTATCGTGTGGCCACCACGTCCTTAACCGATAACTGCGATGGAACATTTCTCCGCTGATAGCGTGCTGCGTCATCTATTGAGCAGCCTTCTGGTACCGAATTTTTGCTGAGATGATGTTTCTCAGCATACAAGTTTTTGCTCCTTCTGAATCACGTGTTGTACAAGACCTGACGCATAGGTTGACTGACCGTTGAATGTTGCTGCAAGTCGCCAGTTGACTTCAGCGTCGTCGTGTCCAGGATGTCTGATGGTAGCACATGCTGTTGGTGCGGCCCTCGTCGTCCAGTGAGTAACTCGATGTGATGAACTTCTTATTCGTACAATCGTGAGCAATCAATCCCtttaaactac from Anopheles coustani chromosome 3, idAnoCousDA_361_x.2, whole genome shotgun sequence harbors:
- the LOC131260348 gene encoding high choriolytic enzyme 1-like, producing the protein MVAKLFFMLALIIPPMLEHLDYVDDVCYKKRLRYGNVIRNVLPKNYIWSNTAVAYRLQGDFQPRELKNIHLAMEALMDISCIKFHKRTSEEQYLVITNKLGQGCWADTGRQEKGLTYMNLALNCTMRMGTILHELMHVLGFLHQHTRPDRDLHLCVHYENILPQPVALYNYEKVQPWNELAFSLPYDFESITHYTPDMYSIDPGRLPTMSPRHPFSGHAIGQREHLSDYDVLAIHFLYCV
- the LOC131260353 gene encoding hatching enzyme 1.2-like, which encodes MNAVLLWFLLFGNSAVSPDLIPIDLSFFGSSLYRLIDTSVDSLVRNHDPSSDVEPWELGNLVGGDMRLPRPRFANALAGSPDAPYRWPNATVIYSIDGTFNSSELGFINGAMREFERYTCVKFRRRRLADPEEVAYVSIDNIEAGCWSDVGRGVGRTFVNLQPGCANSLTTPVHELMHTLGFYHEHNRLDRDQYVTILYENMIHDESLKMNFDLVNPANTTTFNVPYDLGSIMHYKRDAFSVRNSGLDTMRPRVRWDGEIGQGATLTWYDALLINIMYCGVPVPSEPLPVPSRWIPARALGMKDRFRVVRLRRGFGKR